From the Quercus lobata isolate SW786 chromosome 6, ValleyOak3.0 Primary Assembly, whole genome shotgun sequence genome, one window contains:
- the LOC115995232 gene encoding DNA-directed RNA polymerase V subunit 7-like, which yields MFCEVELFRDVAVIAENLNRNGLVSQRSIITRLLEDMLNEKASKDHGYFLAVTSLKNIGKGEVVDESGDVFFPVVFNCRTFLPYTGEILQGVVSHIFRHGVFMRCGPIKYAFLSARKMPNYHFVAGENPIFLSDELAKIEIDIVVRFVVLGVRWIEKRGRIKKEFVMLASLVGDSLGPISLSGSDELDL from the coding sequence ATGTTCTGTGAAGTAGAACTGTTCAGAGATGTGGCAGTCATTGCTGAAAACTTGAACAGAAATGGACTTGTTTCCCAGCGGTCCATCATAACGCGCCTGTTGGAGGACATGTTGAATGAAAAGGCCAGCAAGGATCATGGTTACTTTCTTGCAGTAACCAGCTTAAAGAACATAGGAAAAGGGGAGGTTGTGGATGAGTCCGGGGACGTTTTCTTCCCTGTAGTCTTTAATTGTCGCACCTTCTTACCTTACACAGGAGAGATTTTACAGGGAGTTGTTAGCCACATATTTAGGCATGGGGTCTTCATGAGATGTGGACCTATTAAATATGCTTTTCTCTCTGCTCGAAAAATGCCAAATTACCACTTTGTTGCTGGGGAAAATCCAATCTTCTTGAGCGATGAGCTTGCAAAGATAGAGATTGACATTGTGGTCCGTTTTGTGGTGCTTGGAGTAAGATGGATAGAGAAAAGGGGACGCATCAAAAAAGAATTTGTGATGCTTGCCAGTTTAGTTGGTGATTCCCTTGGACCTATTTCATTGTCTGGATCTGATGAATTGgatttgtaa
- the LOC115949891 gene encoding uncharacterized protein LOC115949891, translated as MGGDPSRRNQNLYCTYHKDKGHITEQCRVLKDHLGQLVKAGYLKEFVVDSRNNGARQGAQQRGNPLPLPLGVIKVIHAAPRSTAVAGRKGMLTVAPVGNCSSKQATEKKMKISLEPIAFNNNDALIVTARINDFIVKRVMVDQGSGADVMYSNLFKGLGLKKKDLSKYGHLNRSNGK; from the coding sequence atgggggGTGACCCGTCTCGGAGAAACCAAAATTTGTACTGTACCTATCACAAGGATAAGGGACATATCACCGAGCAATGTCGGGTATTAAAGGACCATTTAGGGCAATTGGTGAAGGCGGGATATCTGAAGGAGTTTGTGGTAGATTCAAGGAACAATGGTGCTAGGCAAGGTGCTCAGCAAAGAGGGAACCCTCTCCCGCTTCCATTGGGAGTGATCAAAGTCATTCATGCCGCCCCGAGGAGTACTGCTGTGGCTGGGAGGAAAGGAATGTTAACCGTAGCACCTGTGGGAAATTGCTCAAGCAAGCAAGCCAccgagaagaagatgaagattaGTCTGGAGCCCATCGCTTTTAACAACAATGATGCATTGATTGTGACGGCCCGGATAAATGATTTCATAGTAAAGAGAGTAATGGTAGACCAGGGAAGTGGGGCCGATGTGATGTATTCGAATCTGTTCAAAGGGCTCGGACTGAAGAAGAAGGACCTCTCTAAATACGGCCATTTGAACAGATCCAATGGGAAGTGA
- the LOC115950539 gene encoding protein SIEVE ELEMENT OCCLUSION B-like, which translates to MASMKQQAVEFEITGVPNGYNEEEILKQIDEIHVTAGEEFDAESLFILVENIVKHAAPIIGSFAPGAQALLFNTEDMAPSVCFNSPFCTLKQISCKMACKGPGVVNAHETTLAILGMLSSYSWDARAVMTLAAFALDYGEFWLLMQIGASDQLTKSMSILKGLPVLAGNSGLQKRQQALTELNNLIKVTLEVIKCIFELEKLPNYGRENVPALLKALNHIRLDTYWLIRTVIGCSAQLTGITSDEDQEVDLSSLTYNLYHILNNLKMQLNICKQQIEETETEAYQILMNLFQIRPKIMEVFKALCYGKSNVQQLIDGSNEVYFDVLKHKYVLLFISGPDISDNDVSTLKLLRKELGNRGKVVWVPIVVQSRPTINIERKFRSLGTEVPLYIVQQFLPIPGIKFIREEWHFTNKPIIVVINPKVRVEHNILLEQIRGINSFPCFRKRRIDLLVCELCSCVCQCCLCVHIPKN; encoded by the exons ATGGCCAGCATGAAGCAGCAAGCTGTTGAGTTTGAGATCACGGGTGTGCCAAATGGGTATAACGAGGAGGAGATCTTGAAGCAAATTGATGAAATCCATGTTACTGCTGGTGAAGAGTTTGATGCTgagtctcttttcattttagtcGAAAACATTGTTAAGCATGCCGCACCCATTATTGGTAGTTTTGCGCCG GGTGCCCAAGCACTTTTGTTTAACACGGAGGACATGGCTCCCAGTGTCTGTTTTAATTCACCGTTTTGTACACTTAAGCAGATTTCCTGCAAG ATGGCATGCAAGGGTCCGGGTGTGGTAAATGCTCATGAAACAACACTGGCAATACTTGGCATGCTATCAAGCTATTCATGGGATGCAAGGGCCGTGATGACCCTAGCGGCTTTTGCTTTGGACTATGGAGAATTCTGGCTCCTTATGCAGATTGGCGCGTCTGATCAACTCACCAAATCAATGTCAATCCTGAAGGGACTACCAGTCTTGGCAGGGAACTCAGGGTTGCAAAAACGCCAGCAAGCACTTACTGAACTTAACAATCTGATCAAAGTCACATTGGAAGTAATTAAGTGCATTTTTGAGTTGGAGAAGCTACCTAACTATGGTAGAGAGAATGTGCCAGCATTGTTAAAGGCCTTGAACCATATCCGTTTGGACACATATTGGCTCATTAGAACGGTTATTGGTTGTTCAGCTCAGTTGACTGGCATCACTAGTGATGA GGACCAAGAGGTGGATCTGTCCAGCTTGACTTACAATCTTTACCACATCCTCAACAATCTTAAGATGCAACTGAATATTTGCAAACAACAAATAG AGGAAACTGAGACGGAGGCTTATCAGATACTCATGAATCTCTTCCAAATCCGTCCCAAAATCATGGAAGTTTTTAAGGCGCTGTGTTATGGCAAGAGTAATGTGCAGCAACTCATCGATGGTTCAAATGAG GTTTACTTTGACGTATTGAAGCATAAATACGTGTTGTTGTTCATTTCTGGCCCAGACATCTCTGATAATGATGTTTCGACTCTCAAGCTGCTTCGTAAAGAGCTTGGCAATCGTGGTAAGGTCGTGTGGGTTCCAATTGTGGTTCAGAGCAGACCAACCATTAACATTGAAAGAAAGTTTAGAAGCCTAGGCACCGAGGTGCCATTGTACATAGTGCAACAATTTTTACCTATACCAGGCATCAAGTTCATCAGGGAGGAGTGGCACTTCACGAATAAGCCAATTATTGTGGTGATAAACCCAAAAGTGAGGGTAGAACACAATATTTTGCTAGAGCAGATTAGAGGAATCAACTCCTTCCCTTGCTTTAGGAAGAGAAGGATTGATTTGCTTGTCTGTGAGCTTTGTAGTTGTGTGTGTCAGTGTTGTCTTTGTGTGCACAtaccaaaaaattaa